The following nucleotide sequence is from Geotrypetes seraphini chromosome 10, aGeoSer1.1, whole genome shotgun sequence.
TGGGATTCAGGTGAAAATGATGAAAGACGCATTTTCATTTTCACAACAGAATCTAATCTTGAAGTGTTGGAGCAACATGGACATTGGTTCATGGATGGGACATTCAAAGTTGCCCCCCATTTGTTTGTCCAAGTCTTTACCATCCATGCATTTGTAGACAATCGTGCACTTCCCATGGTCTACGTGTTGTTGAACAGTAAAAGGGAGGAGGACTATGAACGTGTGTTGAGGAAACTGCTGGAAACCAGAAACACGTTGGCACCATTGACAATCTTGATGGACTTTGAGAGAGCAAGTCTGCAAGCTGCCCACACAGTATTTCCCAATGCTACAGTTTCTGGGTGCCTGTTCCATCTGGGTCAATCATTGTGGCGCAGAATTCAACATGAGGGACTGACCGCCAGCTATAGAGATGAGGAGAGAGTAAGATTGTTCACCAAAATGCTGTTAGCATTAAGTTTTGTCCCTGTGGATGATGTTGCTGAATGTTTCGAGACCTTGGAGGAGAGTCGACCAGATGAACTGACCCCGGTGTATGACTATTGGGACGACAATTACATCGGTAGAATGTGGCATAATGGGAGACGTGTCCCACCGTTTCCTATTCCTCTGTGGAATATGCGCTCCCGTGTGGAAGATGGACTGCCTTGGACCAATAATTCAGTTGAAGGTTGGCACCATGCATTTCAATCCTCTGTTGCATGCCACCATCCAACCATTTTTAAACTCCTTGAACATATACAGCGTGAGCAAGATCACACAGAACAGCTGCTTGCTCGATTCCAGGCTGGTAACCGCGCACCACCCAGCAGTAAGAGCATGTATGTGAGAGTGACGCAAAGACTAACAACGCTGCTGCCAACATATGGACAAAGACCTCTCTTTCAATATCTCCGTGGTATAGCACATAATCTGGAACTTTAGAGTTTGATGTTGAAGTTCAGGTTTTCCTGTTGCTATGCTACAATTGTGTTCACTCAGTGATTTGAACTTTGCTTTGACATGTCCATATGGTCTTCCCAAGCACATATGCTGCAGGAACAGAAGAGACACTTTGAAATGTCTATGTTCCCCTCTCCTTTTGGTGGCCCGAAAGCTAGAGGCCTGCAAACTGTTGCGCTCAGGATCTCTCCCCCAGgagtttccctgaagccctcctctggcccctacctatcctagtatccactgctctgacatgtgccaagcgtgaaggttttttatgccgaacaaggtaacccactcaagcatactgtactcgctttgacattttcaaggtgTTGTGAGTAgtgttcaaaggctttttccttcacgtagggaaggtcagatggtgtcttggatggagctGTTTCAGGGATAGCCAGTGTTAAGCTCCTTCCCTCTTTCTACCCTTTAAATGTTGCTCATTTAATTTGAAGGGTGTGTATGgtctttctttttcaagggtctgatAGCAAAATGTTTATTTTCCACACATGGTGCATGAACAGATGAGACACTTTAAATTGTCTATGTCCCCAACTCCTTTTGGTGGGCCAGACAGCCAGAGGCCTGCTAACTGTTGTTTCAACTGTTTCACTTAAACTGTCTGTTAATTTGCTCCTGATGTTGTTTCACTGCTATAACCACATCCTCCTCACTTACTATCACTGATGTTTAACTGCTGTGCCAACCtttaatggatatattattgcacacttgtttatgatttaaaacgaataaagacTTTATAAACAATTCAGCATATTGTACATAAAAGATCATGAATGGTGAACTGAAAGATTTTGTGTTTTTGACACTGCATTTGAACATATGTGTATTACATGTTTATCACATAtgcaatattttaataaacatttaccaatggttaaaacattttgttgttttctttgtTAGTATGACATTAATAACCATGCCATTAAATGTAACAAGTAAGGACACAATGTACCATGCCATTAAATGTAACAAGTAAGGACACAATGTAAAAAATTAACTTTTAGAAAGAATTGCAAGTGATGCatttaaattaaaatgttttattattggaacacttgatgtaagattaaaaaatgattaaCATTTCTTCAAATCATATTTATTCTGACATCATTAAATATATCATTGGCCATTCTTTCCATTTCATTTTAGGATACATAGTTTATCCTAGAATGAATAATAATATATAACTGGTGTCCAAGATGCTCTATGTTAAATAACAacccacgtttgtctcatagttgCAAACATTGATCATCTCTTCATCCAACaacaaatttgtggccattttttgttttataattctttattcattttcacaaattacattaagtgttaatattttcattcacagtaacaataaatacatcacttataaacaatcattggtatattacatagattcttatccctatccctctcccatcataaagagttccaccaaaagttataacttaatctcctccagtctttccaattatatgtgatttgttgaatgacaacccctgtcattattagtaataatttattgttattcgcagaaatctgactttttgctctcatatccataccaaatatcacagtatcataggataatgccactgggttttcaaataaattattaatgtGGTCCCAaaatgatttccaaaaattcataatatatgggcaatgaaacaataaatgatctaaagttcctgcttctaaatgacaatgccatATTTTGAATCTGATAAACCGGATAGAGCTTTGAGCACTCGACTATTTTTGACCCCAGAAGAAGCCagagtggcgaaacgggtcccgagGGGCCGATAGTCTGAGCACAGCTGACAAGCGACTTGCTTAAAAAAGATAAGTGTCGCTTTATATGTGTTTGCATAGATAATAAGAGCAAACCATTAAGTTTTagaaaaaaagttttgaaaatcattAAATAAGTTTTACAAGCAttgaaaaacaattaaaaaatacgGTTTGAAGCCCGATGAAAGAAAAAGTGCCTACCTGTATTAGGTTGCTGTTGTTATCATTATCCAGCAAACACAGGTTACTGAGGGCTTCATTCCATGACCTAAGTTTATTCCAGTCCAGTTTTTGAATTTGACTTTCTGTGATTAAGGGACTGGTTACCATTTCTTTCCAGTAGTgaataattttagtcacccatctccctgtatgcctcttgtaaggagatgcgcATTTAGTTTGCTTTAAATCCAGAAGTACTTACCATTAATAAAACAGGGGCACTGGTCTCCTGAAGTAATAGCATGTATTTAATACGTACTTCCTGAGTGCAGTGTCAAGGcactagcattgaacaggtgcgcCAGTTTCCCCCAGGTCCagtccatttcacctatatttctaactttcctcttgatggggaatagcagtttagcattgagcgacatgtactcagttaatcatagtacaaccccccaaaccccccgtaatgccggcgcgatgtctattaagtaaactgggggttccccccccacgccccccatcagagcccctaaaatctgtaatttagagtggcgcggcggcgcgcgctacACTCAATTGTcagtgcgcgcttttgtcttttgtgccgttgtctatgaaccactgagttgtcttgcgctgagatgtcttgcgctgagttgtcttgcactcagttgctGGCGAATTATCTTGCGttcagttgctggcgctgagttgtcttgcgctgagttgtcttgcgctgagttgtcctgCGCTGAGTTGTcctgcgctgagttgtcttgcactaagttgtcttgcgctcagttgtcctgcTCGTGCACATTTCGGAAAATaagttgcgctcaattgtcttgcgctcaaatgtctcacgctcggttgtctttgcgctcacttgtcttaacaCTCAATTGTTttccgctcatttgtcttgcgctcagttgtctcgcactcagttgtctgcgcgattttgtccgcgcgcaattgtctatgaaccgagcaagcctggtctttattcaaggacacggtgagtgaggcgcaaaatctgtatatccccagatttagaaaaggatgcaaaaagagccgaacaatagacttggcgtggataactaaagaagtgaagaaagtgataggcgataagaaaaattcattccggaaatggaaaaaaagacaaaaccggggagatctggaaagagcacaggaagcatcaaaaagaatgtcaccgcgtggttagaagagcaaaaagagaatatgaagaggctagccaaggaagcacgaaatttcaaaccgttcttcagatatgttaaagggaagcagccggcaagggaggaagtgggaccgctggatgacggagataggaaaggagtggtgaagaaggaaaaagaagtggcggatagactaaacatgttcttttcgtcagtatttacaaaagagcacacatccaatgtgccagaacctgaaaaaaatcttcaaaggagatcaagcagaaaaattaacatccatggaggtaagccttgaagatgtacataagcagatagatagattaaaaaccgacaaatctccgggcccagatggaatccaccctagggtattgaaagaactaaaggaggaaatagcggaactactacagcaggtttgcaatctatccctgaaaacaggcgtgatcccggatgattggaagatagcaaatgttaagcccttctttaaaaaaggtttgagaggGGACCTGAGGaaatacagaccggtaagtttgacttcggttccggggaagatagtggaagcgctgataaaagacagcatcgatgagcttctagaaaggaataaactgatgaaaacaagccaacatgtcttctgcaagggaagatcgtgcctaacgaacttattgcacttcttcgaaggaattaacaaacaaacgGACAAAAGGGACATaaatagacatcgtatacttagatttccaaaaagtctttgacaaggtaccccatgaacgcctactatggaaactgaagaaccatggggtggaaggagatgtacatagatggatcaaaaattggttgcgggtaggaagcaaagggtaggagtgaagggccactactctgactggaggagggtcacgagtggtgttccgcaggggtcggtactcagactgctgctgttcaatgtatttataaatgatctagaaacagggacgaagtgcgaagtaataaaattcgtagatgacaccaaactatttagtggagttgggactaaagaggactatgaggatttacaaagggacctgaataaactagaagagtgggcgaagagatggcagatgaagtttaatgtagagaaatgtaaagtcttgcatgtaggaaacagaaacctgaagtacagctatatgatgggagggctagtaatgggtgaaagtaccctagaaaaggacttgggggtaatagtggacaagacaatgaagccgtcggcacagtgcatagcaacctctaagaaggcaaatagaatgctaggtattatcaagaaaggtattacaaccagaacgaaagaagttatcctgccgttgtatcgggcgacggtgtgcccacatctggagtactgcatccaatattggtcaccgtactttatgaaggatatggtgatacttgagagggttcagaaaagagcggcGCAATTGATAAAAGACATGGAAAACCTTtaatatgctgaaagattagagaaactggggctcttttccctggaaaagcggaggcttagaggagatatgatagagacttaattacaagatcatgaagggtatagagaaagtggagagggacagattcttcaaactttcgaaaactacaagaacgagagggcattccgaaaaattaagaggggacagattcagaaccaatgctaggaagttcttcttcacccaaagggtggtggacacctggaatgagtttccagaaggtgtgataggacagagtacggtattggggttcaagaagggattagatgatttcatgaatgaaaaggggatagaagggtatagacagaggatcctagacctgatgggccgctgcgggagtggactgctgggcatgatggacctctggtctgacccagcagaggcagtgcttatgttcttaactaaacTGTGTACTGATCCGatcccgatccatgcatgcaaatgagggtaatcagcatgcaaagcaggaaggacccgattcactaaactttcttctggcacaccaactggctggccgatcaaaaaactagcGAATGGTGAGGgccagtcgcttgtgctaaaaccctactctctgccccaattctcctgctcttgctgccctgctctctgccccgactcacctgcccttccccgcagtgtgaatccatggttttaacccgcgggtttaaagcaagttaaaaccacaggctcgcaaagttaaaaagtaaaaaaaatagtttaaaaaaagtaaaaaagctctgccgggcacggaaGTCAAGGaagtcaaggaagatggtctgcgcatgctcaaggatcgctctccagcgatctgtgCGGTCTGAGGGGGGCATGCCAACGATcgcctacatttgcatgcaagCCTTTAGTGAATtagtcggcctgcatgcaatcagaCACAGATCtcagattagtgaatctagcccaaattaCCTTAAGTTCAAAGGCTCTGTACTATTTGTTGGAAGCAGGTACCCAGCAATTACCACTTTGGAAAGTTCATTACATATAAAAACTGTTTCACTTAGCACCTCCTATCGAGGTGCTAAGTAAAtagaagctaaaaaaaaaaagtgacagtgCAGGATAAGTACCATGGGCTAACTGGGctgtgtaatagagaatgacaaggggacaagtttttccccgtccccgcaggaagtcattttcccatcccatctccgaaagttcttttcctgtccctgccccattcctacaaattctgtcctcatctgcacaagcatcaaaactctaaaaccataagtgttcgaggcttgtgcgattaaggaAGAGTTTACAGGaacgggacagggacagcaacaaaacttattGACAGTACCCTCAACCAAGGACCTATACTATACTagaaatttcatttttttctgtattcgcaccctcgctctggaatgcaatgccacttTATCTCCACAACGAAAAttccctaaataaatttaaaacaaatcttaaaacatttatttttaaagctgCCTACCAATAAATGGACAAACAatagcttttaagaagcgacatccCCGTCTCCCTCTCGTTACTCCCTAGCCCTCTAcccctcttttttatttttatttacacattgtaattaaaacttccctatcccctagTACCTTTTGTCTCTAATAAGTCTTAATTTGTCATATTTTAGTTTTACCCTCCTCTTATTTTATTTCAtctaaatcttaaattttattagatttttctaatgtttaatattgtaaaccgtccagatacatgggatggtcggtatatcaagccataaataaacttgaaactttatctaTAATTCATCATacttgaacacgagtcgatggcacttaACACAGTCTCTTaagtgttactcaggtgtctcatttatggaatttgctactgttctcAATTCATAATAAAATGAATTTCTAAAATAAATCCAtgaagtgttgtagaattaaAATTACCATtagtttttaatgtttaatatccaGTTTGATCTATCAGGTCAAGAAAGTATACAAAATTTGGTGGCTCTCAAAGCTTTCTTGTACtcacactgtggccctttacatgGGAAAGGTTGGAGACCATTGCCCTATGACAAAAGGTGGTTAATGCTGGAATTTGCAACGCTAAGCAGCATGAccctgcactaagggctccttttacgaaggtgtgctagcatttttagcgcacgcaccagattagcacacgctagctgaaaatctactgcctactcaaaaggaggcagtagcggctagcgcgcagggcaatttagcacgcactattctgtgcattaaggccctagcgtgcctttgtaaaaggagccctaaaagtagcagttagcatatgctaaattgtGAGGTAACAGCTTTACACACCTCAGTAAAAGGGTCCCACAGTGAATTTTTCTGATGGTACATTTAACAGAAAAGATTTAGCACATCCATGCACTCTCCTCATTGTACCTACTCTAAGGCTTTGGATCTGAGGTATTTATGAAGTATATACATTTAGAGATTTCTTTTCCAGCTATTTACAAGTTCATTGTGTGTACTGTACAAAAACTGATGTTTATCAGTGTGTTGGTGTCTTaccaggggccactgaaaagttctcaacccaaccaagaagcgaATGAAGTGGAGCcttgaaacgtacaagttattccacacttttcatttcaaaaagtgtcaaggaaagtgtggaataacttgtacgtttcttGGCTCCACTTCAttcgcttcttggttgggctgagaactttcagcggcccctcctagACATTGTTGCTTGGTACCTTTGTGTCATTGaagagttagaaacatagaaacttgatggcaaataaaggccaaatggcccatctagtctgcccatccgcagtaaccattatctctttctctctccatttttTACTCAACAAATAcctattttatgttttgttttgggtttttgcatcaacatttattagttaaAATTTAAAATCAAAAGCCCTCCAGTCTTTGCAGTACTTAGTAATGTCTCTCTGCATGTCTTTAGTTCTCTGTCCCCCTCTTTGATCTGTCATTTTCCAGTAAAAGGAAGTGACCCAGCCTTAAACATGTATAAACTGTTTAATTTCCACATACAAACTGAAAATTGCATTTTCACTTCACCCCCAACCAAAACCCAAGTTCTTCCTCAGTAAACACTGATTTCTTGCCTTTTCTAAACATTTGCAGTGCTTCTCTGGCTCATCCTTGTGAAACATTTGCTTTCACTTAAAGTCCAAGTCTCTTTCTGAAAGTGAGAAAAAGCTGCTGAATCTGGGAGGGCTTACCTTCCTGCGGAGTCGTAGCTGCCCTGTCACAATGGCGATCAAGTACATTTTCAGGATTAAAAGAGTACCATACAGCATAAAGGATGAAAACACTTCATTCTCCAGCATTCTGAGATGAGATCTCACTCCAGCAGGCTGTAGACTGCCAGTGCCGGAGTGTTAGCTTAACtcaagaggggaggagggaggagggggaagcaggggggaggaggagggaggagagtgtGTGGTTTGGAATGCAGAGAAGATTCAAGTTCTGAGACTCAGAAATTGTTCAGATTGGGTATATAAAGGATTAGGACTACACAAAACAGTGACAGAACAAATTCACACTAAAGAGCATACCTTAGACATTCAGTTCGGCAGAGAGGAGGATATAGGAGACTACACCCATCCTCTAAGAAAGTGCCATTGGCAGACCACCAGTTAATCAGCTTCAGAATAAATCAACCAGAAACCAGAAAACAATCAAACAAAATGGAACAAAACAAGAATGGAGAGAGGAATCAGACAGCAGCAAATTCAAAAGCAGACTTGAAACACACCTCATGGAAACCAAAATAACAGAGATCACAAACCTCACAGAACAGGTGAGACTCTGGGACGAGACACTGGATAAATCTGGAAACTCCACGAAAGCCCTATACCAGATAGCATATGATTTAttggggaagaaaaagaaagaaataaccaCTACATGCTCCCTAACCAGCAAAGATTTCAGCAactttttcacagagaaaataaagaaGCTACAGAAAGACAACAGCC
It contains:
- the LOC117368138 gene encoding uncharacterized protein LOC117368138, translated to MEVITSQRGREHWVHEGYRYRRDRVMEDRSTSWRCVRRDCVGRRKRLVDGSSVEIMAHVHAPNNARIEADRMMGDIRERAVATVERPRQIIHGTTAGTSLEAATLLPAYTSMQRTINRKRNAGHLAMGNPSCIREIQIPEPLQRSTRGEQLLLWDSGENDERRIFIFTTESNLEVLEQHGHWFMDGTFKVAPHLFVQVFTIHAFVDNRALPMVYVLLNSKREEDYERVLRKLLETRNTLAPLTILMDFERASLQAAHTVFPNATVSGCLFHLGQSLWRRIQHEGLTASYRDEERVRLFTKMLLALSFVPVDDVAECFETLEESRPDELTPVYDYWDDNYIGRMWHNGRRVPPFPIPLWNMRSRVEDGLPWTNNSVEGWHHAFQSSVACHHPTIFKLLEHIQREQDHTEQLLARFQAGNRAPPSSKSMYVRVTQRLTTLLPTYGQRPLFQYLRGIAHNLEL